AGATTCAGTTCGAAGGCCATCCGCTGCTCGTGGCATTTTCTCCCCAGGGCGCTGTCGCCGACGTAGTTGTGGCCGAAAAGCAAAAACATCTCGATCGGAAACGAAGATTCCATCCGCTCGACGCGGTAGCCGACGCCGGCCAGCAGCGACTTGAGCGTCGGGCCGCTGAAGTAATTGAGATGCGCCGGCGGCGCGATCCACCAGGGATCGAGCCCGTGGACCTTCTGCGCGCACAACTGGAAGGCGTTGAACTCGTTCGGCACGTCGATCGCGAGAATGCCGCCGGGGGCCAAAATTTTTTCGCGGATCTCGCCTAGAACCGAGACCGGGTCGGCGAGGTGCTCGAGCACGTTCATGAGCGTGACGACGTCGAAGCGCCGCCCGTCGAAGACGTCCATCGTTTCCATGCCCGCCCGGACCACGCGCAAGCCGAGCTTTTGCGCGTACGCCGCCGCCTCGGGCACGGGATCGAAGCCGTAGCCGAGCATGCCCTGCGATTGAAAGAAGAGCAGCGCCTGCCCCCAACCGCAGCCGACGTCGAGAACCGTCATGCCGCCGAGAGAGCGTCCGGCGATCTCGG
The Candidatus Binatia bacterium genome window above contains:
- a CDS encoding class I SAM-dependent methyltransferase; protein product: MNPATATNGGYRLEPHPEFGFFQIKPTPSLDEILRYYADEFYSSGYPKLNDSGIDVQLRDKEFYDGQRSDLCANIAEIAGRSLGGMTVLDVGCGWGQALLFFQSQGMLGYGFDPVPEAAAYAQKLGLRVVRAGMETMDVFDGRRFDVVTLMNVLEHLADPVSVLGEIREKILAPGGILAIDVPNEFNAFQLCAQKVHGLDPWWIAPPAHLNYFSGPTLKSLLAGVGYRVERMESSFPIEMFLLFGHNYVGDSALGRKCHEQRMAFELNLRRHGAEKVLREFYRALAELNLGRQIVAYAKNPG